The DNA region CCTGATTAAAAGAAACAACCCCGATTCTCCATACAAGAAATATAATATCCACcaatcaaaattttgggacaTCCATGATTCTACGACCAGCCAAGAACGTAATCAAGAACATAAACCAGGGCCAGTGAGAACGGGTAAAGTAGGATAGCTAATATTGCTGTCCACAGAGGGAAATGGGTGCGCAAGCTGCCCAAAAGACCCATCACAAGACAGACAATAAGAATAACCAGCACTTCAGCTGTGAAATCCCATGTCAATCCCCTGATGTAAATAAGGGCCAAGAAGACTGAGAGGCAGAGGACATTATTCATCGTTGCAGCCCCATATAGCTGCAGcaagaaattaataatttatatctcGGAAgtcaataatttcaaattaaagcATATAGCTAATACACGTCACATTTTTTTCATGCTACCTAACAAATGCTGGAATACGTTTAGATAGACCTAGTAACAAATTAAGTGAAGCTACAATGGAATAGTATGATACATAGGTGCATATCATATGAATCTTATCACATCAAAATCATATTACCAGCCTGTCATCAATAACAACCATATTTTGACAGATTCTCCTTTTGACAGGTTATAAAATGAGCCAGTTCGCAGAAAAAATCAAGCAAGTTACACATACTTTTCAGATGTTTGGCCCAGCTAAAAGAGCTTTTAATGTCACCAATAAATAAACGCAGGTTTATGGTCAAAATTCAGCTGTCTGGTGTTCTTACTTCCAAGGATGTGAAGGGGCCTCAGAGACTGGTTCCACTCACTAGGGAAGTCTCAAACCCACCAAAATTATTTGACTCTTTTTTATTAGTTGTAAAGTCACACATGCACCTAATAGATTTAGATTtcacaacctcaccctccaacTCTTGTAAGAGGAAGAAGTgacaaaattaattgaaatttaaaaatccatatATCAAAATGATCCAGTACTATCCTAACTACTATTTCACAAAAGCAGTTTAAAATCTAGGGACTAAGACACCAATAGCACATTTAGTACATATCCTGCAAATTCTGTAATTTGTCTGTGAATCAACTCTATGGAGCACCAAACATAGCATAAGATAATAAGAGTAGGGAATGAGAAACAAACCTCGGAAAATGTTAAGGAGGCAGTTGTCCGCTTGTCACGGCTAGCAAATATAATTGCTGTCACAGCTTCGCTAGAGTTCGTAGCCAAAGGCAGTGcaatgaaagagatgaagaaagcAGGAATACCGGTGGCATCAGAGAAGTTATCAACAGCATCTACCAGGGGATCAGCAAAAGCAGCAGCAATTATAGTTCCCAGCAACAAAAATAGCACTGCCTTGATGGTGGTCCATTTGGAATTCTCAACACCCTCAACAGCTTCTTCACTTTGATTCCCCACATCCAACAGATCATGCTCTATCTTTGTTTCCTGTATGAATTCCCAAGAAATCATATAAGCATCTGCTGATATGAAACCAGCTCTGATATGAGAACATGAATATGAATCAGCTCAATTTACCTTGAGAtggcttcaaaaaaaaacaaaaacaaaaaacaatttaccGTGTGAATCTCTTCAAAAACTTTTGTCTCTGAGCCAGGATTACGAGCAGCAGCCTGCATTGTCTTCTTCAGCCATCTAGAAATGCCACTGAAAAACTCATGACCTTGAATTTTAGAATCACCGGTTGTATCAAaatctttcattattttatttacagCCTCATTTTGATCCAGGTCAATCTCATCAAAATTAATTCCAACCATCAATGCTCTCAATTCAGAATCTGAAATGTATCCATCGTGATTTACGTCAATTGAAGAAAacagcctgccataatatccgacaaaaaaataatcaaatacaaaaaaaaataaataaataaacaattttcttttacttcatgAAAAACTAACTTTTCAATGGTGCCTTTGTCAGGTTCACCATTCTTATCGAGCAGCCTTCCCAGTGCATGTTTTTTTAGATGCGTCAGAAATCCTAATATAAGATGCTTGTGCGTCACATaagcaatttttcttttttggatccAAGGCTGAAGGACCTGCACAATGTTTAAAATTTCTCTATCAAAAAGTAAACCATCAATACGGAAAGAATTTCAGACATTCAAACCACAAAAGAATGCCTAAGCTACCTCAGAAATTAAAACACTCCTTTTGAGAGGTAGAACCAGAATTATGCTTAATAGGGCCCTATCCTATCCTCACCTCCTTCTTCAAATTTACTTAACCAAACAACTAAAATCATATTGTAATTTCAAAACTTCACAATCAGACTTCATGTTTAGAAGCTTCCAAATCTTAGCATCTAAAATCATAGTCATTAAATCTGCACTAAGGTTGATCTGATCAAGGGTGTCGGTAGTTGATGAAGTCACTAGTCCAACTGTTGGTCAGCCactacaattattttttttaaatatcaaacatgaatattcttaaattattaattttttgagctTTTCTCCTAAGAAAAACTTAGCTCAATGGTTTAGCATTGTTTAGCCTCTTAAGAAGTTAGAGTTCAACTaacttttagcatttttaggCCTCTTAAGAAGCCAGTGTTCAACTCCATCCACCAGAAAAGATATAATTATTCAGTGAACTAATCTAATAATCTCAAAATAATTCATCATTCTTTGTAACTCaacaagaaaggaaaatagCTTAATGATTGAGACTGTCCTTGTGCCTCTTGAAACGCCAAAGTTCAATCCCTACCTAACCCAATCATTTGATTTTATTCATGTTACTGGCCAAACATATTACCAATAGAAAAACCAGCAAATTTTAACAATTCAAACATGGACTGAATCAGTTGCTTATCAGGACCATATTCCTCATCATGAATTGGAGCCCAAGAAGAAGTTTACTCATTCTAACCAGCTACAGTACATGTTTAGCAACATCTGAAAAAAGTAGCACAAAATTTCCAATTTCCCATATGATTAGACAAATTTGATTAATCAAGATTATCtatgagagaataaaaaattttggagaTAAAACTGGATTACCAAGCAGcagagaaaatataattataggCACACTTACCTGATAAAGGCAATAAGAAACCAATAGAAGAAGAGAGACAATAAGCCCAATCAAGATTGCTAAGCGCCTTCCTGAAGTTGAATTGAGAAATTGTGGTATTTGAACAACTAAAAATGGGATGACAGATATGACCATCATCATTGCAGCATAGCTAGTCCAGATGTCAGTACTAATGCCAGATTCTACAAAGATATGAGATTTAATTCGGTTATGTGAACCATTTAATTATACAATTACAAAGTTACATGACATTTTGCTCTACAGGACATATATGCATATGATTCAGTGGCCATCCATCCTAAAATAAAGgagaatatataaataaaaaaaaaataaataaataaattcccCTATTATTGTTAACCCAGAAAACACAAAATCCCCTTGAAATTAGAAGTGTTTAACTCTCAACCACTTGTGGTCATGTTCTATGTGTAAAACGTTTAATCAGAGTCAATACTAGGAGTGATATGCATGTGTGACCACCTGGGAAGATCTGTTTCTGTGTTTCACTTCAGAACTGCCTAAAATTTTTCACCACCAGTGGCCTCAAAGTGATTCTAACATATCGAATTTTTAGGTACTTTGCACTCTTTACTATTTATGTAATGTAGGTAAGAATTGAAACTGATAACAATGTTGCAAATTTTGAACCAAAAACTTGTCAGATTGACAGTATTCAATTAAGCACATCAATTAAAACCAAGAAGGGCACATACAGTTCATGAAAACTGGACATCAAGCAAATCATGTAAACCCCATTCCAGGTTGCATGCATCAATGGCTCCACTCTATGTTCTGGGTTTTCTAGTCAATAGGCAAAGGCCCAAATAACCCAATTTTTTTcagattataaaataataataaataaaaatatagtcaGATGAcacatttgattttttgatttgaAAGTAGCATAAATAACAACCCTCGTTTTCCTGAAATCAAGCTTTTGCTGAAAAAATCCTTGTCTTTCCTTGTCCTCAATACAGTTTCCCACCTGAAAACCCCTATTTTTCAACTGATCAACGTTTTGCACTTAAGACACTATAGGGGTAAAGTTACACTTAAACTTCAAGGCAGCGTTGGTAAGATTGTGAGGTGCGTTTCAGCGAAAATGCCTCCTGGAGCATAGGTGCAAAGCGCAAGTGTGCCATAATTGAGGAAAAGCACACTTTTTctgtaataataaataaataaataaatattgatgtaataattttgataaaaattattaatggaCAATATGACAATCGGATGACCAGCTAACcattaaaattgaaatatagcaTTTTACATAATTCTCTTGTACTTTACAAAACATACACAACCATGATATAAATCATActactttttttataaagaaaattgggttaaaaaaaagttggtaTGGGTTTgggaaagaataaaaataaaataaaagaggaagGAGGCTATGGGTTTTGGGACAAAATACACTTAAACCAACGCTACTTCAAGGAGTTTTGTGTTTTCCAAATTAGCCACATGTcgttttttatattgtttccTAAAGCAAGGAAATTTTACTACAAGTCTAGTCTAACACAGATAAACACACAAGAATTCCCCAACATACAGGTCAGAAGATAACATTAAGGGATTTTTACAAATGTTTCCTTCAGACATTGATTTAAGTGTCAATTGTTTTTTTAGACTTTAAATTTGAACAAACATCAGATTTGTGATAATTTAACCCTTCATTTAAAACTTTTCATTAAATCCtaaatgatttgatttgatCATATAacataccctttttttttttgtcacatcaTCAATAATATGGAAATGACATTGTTACCCTACAttatctaaaaacaaaaaataaaacccctCTACCTTCATCATGAAGAGCGATCAAAAAATCCCAAACAAGTGTTCGGCAACtatgatagagagagagagagagaatcttcacagatgaaatggaGGCAAACAAGCTAgaataaacaaacttttgaatGCCCACAAGAAGCAAAACCATTGATTGGGATTCTTGTCATCGGGCTTCAAAAATATTGTTTAGTTCTTTCTCTCTTGGATGGATGGTGAAGTGTAATAATGTCAATCTAAAATTATAGATTATACAGCAAAAATCATGTGTATGTCATGTGATTACTCCTGTTGGTCTTTCATGGCAACCTCTTACCTGAGTAATAGATTTGTCATAAATCAAACGCCTCATATTAAACAATGTTATATTACTTATTTCACACTtcatttcaaacaaatttttaattttaacccAAGCATTGCCTTACAGTTTGTAATATCTTGACAATTTTCCATCGTTACCTCCATCCTATAAACTCATGGTTAAGCTTACACTTAATCCATGTGGCACATTAGGATCATAACATATGGTTATCCACTCTCTTCatgttttgagagagagagactcctAATGCCTTGGATTGTTTATCAACCATTGCTATCCCTTAATAATATTCTGTATCCCATAGTACTGTATTAATaaaaagggaaatgttaaccaGCACCGCACGGTGCTGGTTAACGTTTCCTCTTTTGTGTTTAActtaaaaagtggaaaaaaagctgtaaaaaaattgctaaaagagataaaaaaaaattccaaaaactgaaaaattgtcaaaagttaaaaaaactacacaaaaaattactcaaaatgTATTATTAACGGGCACCTTAcggtgcccgttaacacaaccctaATAAAAAAGCCACCATAGACATAGGACTGGGATTACCATTCCCACCCCACAcagaataaaaagaaatgcatttttcaatgtttcaagTACCCAAAAGAGGGCTCACAAAGCCAACTCTTTGAACTTTATACACTCACaaatgcgtgtgtgtgtgtacagaTATTGTTAAGTAGTTATAGAGACTTCtaatgaagaaaataaattccCAAGTACAAACCCGTTAAACTGAACCCTTTTGTATCCAATGCATCTTTTGCAACCGAATCAACAAGGTCGCACTTCCCAACAATAACACACGATCCCCATATTACTGTAAGAAGCATAACAGTTGACCCAGCTAGCAATCCCATTCCAACAGAGACTTGACTCTGAGCAGTGTCTGTCGATCCAGAAAGACCAGATACTATAGAAGACAAGAAAGTTGATTAGAAGCGTTAGAAAATCAAGTAACAAGTCTAGGTTGTATGAAAGTTCTAATTGATAAACTGCAGTaccgagagagagaggattatagtcaaaatttaattataagcTTTGTACAATTTAGGTAAGAAATATCTTGATTGCAAAAGAATCATATTGAAAAAGGTTGTAAACAAAGCGATAGGATAAGAACACTTAAAGAACAATGAGCAAAACCCAAGACGATGACATGTAAGTCAACTAAGGTCAGCAACTTGACTTACGAACActgaaaaattatcaaaattaaaagatttgaaaAATCTTCCTCATGCAATCCAATAGCAAAGGACTGAATTGCACCAAATTCCATAGGATTAACTTGTGTATcctttcaaattaattattcCAATAGGTTCCATTTTTAAGCCTAATCTTGTGTACACATTGCCAATTCTTGTTAATGGTACCAGGAAAACAAGGAATAAATTACTCCAgcttcaaggaaaaaaaacaaaaacaaaaaaacggTGTGCATCATTTACAAGATTTCCTCTTTAGTGCATCTAAATAATGTACAAATAATTGCTCACCTATTCAGTGGTGGAAggcaaaaaatttcttttagggTGGCACATGATGACATCTTagaattaatattttcttaatatgttaatttttttttttaaaccaataaaAGCCAATGTCCTTTCAATATATCTTTCATTGAAAATTTATTCAAGATATTGCAgagtttaaattttagaatcGGGCGTCAAGAATGTTGTTCGTTCATTAAGAAAAGAAGATagtcatttcatttcttttcaataattttttagaacttAATTTGTTGAAAACTCAAGAACCATTCAAAAATACAGAGcaagatttattttaatgtttgcATCAAGAATACAAAGAGAAGAGACGCCATTTGAGCACGGGCTCTTTAGCTATTATTTTGATACTTTTATccagaaaattcaattaaaatcatTAGATTTTTTGTAGGAGTATATGAAGGAATGCAAAAAAACATTCATTCAACAAcctttaattttgaatatattacTACAATATTATGCCCATccaattaattcttttttgatGATAATTGAGAAATAATGGAACTAAAAACTTCAAACAAGAAttgacaaatattttaaaagcaCGTGCTTAATTTACAAGATAATTTGGCTTGATTTCTTCAATAGTATGTTTAggtaattttatttcaattggagcccattttatatttttgagaaacaaggaTCGCATAATATTTGTATGAGGGActcttatgagttatgacatATATCTTATTTacgtataaaataaaaaaaaaaaatcgtattaTAAggagataaatttatttatttatttgatttttacaaaataggagATTACATAATATTTGAACCCACAGGTATCATTTGAGTCAAGAGTTCctaatagaaattttttattgaagggGCTCTCTGATAGTATTCGATTTTAGAGGGGTGTAAAAGACTTATTATATATGGATTCAGGGGCAGTGTGCCGGTGCCGGTGCCGGTGCcggaaagtaaaaaaagaaaaaagttaaaggAATCGATGGGACAGAAGCAAGCATAgtaatgagaaaagaaaatctgAAATGTGAAGGTGAACATTCTCTGTGATTGCGCTGAATAGATAAGAATAGATGGATCTCAACCACTCCACACAAAGCGCTTAAAAAAGTTAACACAAggcaaagaaaaattagaaaaacttATTaacaatctcaatctcaatctctcaatctgGATCCAAATTTGAATTTCTGTTTCCATTAATAGTGGGTACGGACAAAAggctaaatctattttttaatactttggTCCCCACACACCTACACCTGAACCTGGTATGGTAACCAAAACTTCCCGTCCCGTCAACCTCTAacatttatttcatttcttattctttttgggTGAAAAAACACAACACATTGACATAGCCAGCTTCAAAATCTTGATTTATTAAACAACAAATATTCTATCAATGAAccaaacaggaaaaaaaaaaaaaagtgatagttAAACTCTTATTAACCAACAAGTTTATTTATCATCCAATAATAAGAGATCCAGTGGCTAAACAAAATATTGCTaattataataatgataataataataaagagtaattatcatatacccttttttttttttttaagaaaagaaaagcgtACCTAGAATGAGCATGGCATCAGGGAGAGCACCGAGAATAGGGAGGAAAAGACCGCCAATAATACCAGGTCCTAGAGTTTCCAACAAGA from Castanea sativa cultivar Marrone di Chiusa Pesio chromosome 6, ASM4071231v1 includes:
- the LOC142639108 gene encoding sodium/calcium exchanger NCL-like, which encodes MASKSKHHLTVYIFLFLVIILCAPTYARFIALRSSPDLLSDGVHLTLNRFAAETSTCDETYGFLPCTTSVLGNIFLIAVYGILMFIAAKSLSNGSELLLETLGPGIIGGLFLPILGALPDAMLILVSGLSGSTDTAQSQVSVGMGLLAGSTVMLLTVIWGSCVIVGKCDLVDSVAKDALDTKGFSLTESGISTDIWTSYAAMMMVISVIPFLVVQIPQFLNSTSGRRLAILIGLIVSLLLLVSYCLYQVLQPWIQKRKIAYVTHKHLILGFLTHLKKHALGRLLDKNGEPDKGTIEKLFSSIDVNHDGYISDSELRALMVGINFDEIDLDQNEAVNKIMKDFDTTGDSKIQGHEFFSGISRWLKKTMQAAARNPGSETKVFEEIHTETKIEHDLLDVGNQSEEAVEGVENSKWTTIKAVLFLLLGTIIAAAFADPLVDAVDNFSDATGIPAFFISFIALPLATNSSEAVTAIIFASRDKRTTASLTFSELYGAATMNNVLCLSVFLALIYIRGLTWDFTAEVLVILIVCLVMGLLGSLRTHFPLWTAILAILLYPFSLALVYVLDYVLGWS